The proteins below come from a single Mytilus edulis chromosome 5, xbMytEdul2.2, whole genome shotgun sequence genomic window:
- the LOC139522808 gene encoding uncharacterized protein, with translation MRFLLFVVIHSVLAEDTFGENIVSDIKTNHYVGETAILSCNFFDDASGNRWRRAGAIIATSSNITLADPEGKHFNVVEDEEQDKYNLEIYNVTKLDSGLYWCEMQRDGQITQQRVTLFILERRTTELITETMTTETANMETSTALIYQTTTVAITREKTTEKTTDVDRPPVQEQFIYWLLGAGLVLVLCLSVICNACLNRKCRSKSKTLKHRSEDKPADDIQLNKLVEEEDNKPNVHGKEIMIQIEEDSSVYESIDENKMTHYDYPDQNDIKNIERSPGLPLRPNLLLQSKPLYLDVVDDNDSTTVMGSIGDLSLNKSKSAESGTSSSNNSLNKPVLNNDDDRLSPHLNTNSISIVQVHSEKEPESMNSNDGDESSDNSDVASVKTDEYLSPYVPLISEDMEYLQSYTTPIKQELPPINKASSAEEAIDREHKPKSESTIESLSMNIQPDSVNTLNEKHTIYEDNTRNPYVPLNKNEIEYLPTYTPITSASTYSKTKSECADISTLNKVSSSKNNFLTNDYEDGLSSNTNMSKV, from the exons ATGAGATTCCTGCTGTTTGTTGTTATCCACAGCGTTTTGGCAGAAG atacaTTTGGTGAAAATATAGTCtcagatataaaaacaaatcattatgTAGGAGAAACAGCTATTTTGTCATGCAACTTTTTTGATGATGCATCAGGAAACAGATGGCGCCGTGCTGGTGCAATTATTGCAACATCCTCGAATATAACCTTGGCAGACCCCGAGGGTAAACACTTCAATGTCGTCGAGGATGAAGAACAAGACAAatataatcttgaaatttataatgTGACAAAATTAGATTCTGGTCTTTACTGGTGTGAAATGCAAAGAGATGGACAGATTACACAGCAAAGAGTCACATTGTTCATATTAG agagAAGGACTACAGAACTGATTACAGAGACTATGACAACAG aaactgCAAACATGGAAACGTCTACGGCATTGATATACCAAACAACTACTGTAGCAATTACAAGAGAGAAAACAACTGAGAAAACAACTGATGTTGACA GGCCACCAGTGCAAGAACAGTTTATTTATTGGTTATTAGGAGCTGGTCTTGTCCTGGTATTATGTTTATCGGTTATATGCAATGCGTGTCTTAACCGCAAGTGTCGATCCAAGAGCAAGACATTAAAACATAGATCGGAAGATAAGCCAGCAGATGATATACAACTCAACAAGCTTGTTGAAGAAGAAGATAACAAACCAAATGTGCATGgaaaggaaattatgattcaaatcGAAGAAGATTCGTCTGTGTATGAATCaattgatgaaaacaaaatgacGCATTATGATTATCCTGATCagaatgatataaaaaatatcgaAAGAAGTCCAGGTCTGCCATTACGTCCTAATTTGTTATTGCAATCAAAACCACTATATTTAGATGTAGTCGATGATAATGATTCAACTACGGTAATGGGTTCTATAGGAGATCTtagtttaaataaatcaaaatctgCTGAATCGGGTACGTCAAGTTCAAATAATTCTTTAAACAAACCAGTACTAAATAACGATGATGATAGACTGTCACCGCATTTGAATACAAATTCTATCAGCATTGTGCAAGTGCACTCCGAAAAGGAGCCGGAATCTATGAATTCGAATGACGGCGATGAGTCATCAGACAATAGTGACGTCGCGTCAGTTAAAACAGATGAATATTTAAGTCCATATGTACCACTCATTTCAGAAGACATGGAATATTTACAAAGTTACACTACCCCAATAAAACAAGAGCTGCCACCAATAAACAAAGCTTCAAGTGCAGAAGAGGCTATTGACAGAGAACATAAACCGAAATCTGAGTCAACGATAGAAAGTTTAAGTATGAACATACAACCTGATTCTGTGAATACTTTAAATGAAAAGCACACAATATATGAGGACAATACCAGAAATCCATATGTGCCGTTAAATAAGAATGAAATAGAATATTTACCGACTTACACACCTATCACATCTGCATCTACTTACTCCAAAACGAAATCTGAATGTGCTGATATAAGTACTTTAAATAAAGTATCCTCCTCTAAAAACAATTTTCTAACGAATGACTATGAGGACGGGTTAAGTTCTAACACTAATATGTCCAAAGTGTAA
- the LOC139525356 gene encoding junctional adhesion molecule-like, producing MRCLLLIVIHSVLAAETFGEIILSNKAQHTHTGETVVLSCKYPQGATKVRWRNWQGIIAKNSDLDSKHTFNRRRFNVIADQIKGEYNLKMSGVNQSDSGLYWCEMQIGGEITQQRVTLYIDQYGEIVLSNRAQHTHIGETVVLPCKYPHGAKKIRWRRWQGIIARGSDLKLKNADDRKRFKVAVDQMKGDYNLEIADVDRSDSGLYWCEMRFSGKIMQQKVTLYIDTNIDDKFVLSNKAHYGYVGETVVLSCMFPRGATKIRWRRLQEIIARGLDLNVENPDTRKRFNIVADQMEGEYNLEISGVIQSDSGLYWCEMRLGGHIMQQKVTLHIGKFFFKYVVI from the exons ATGCGGTGCTTGCTGTTGATCGTCATTCACAGCGTATTGGCAGCAG AAACATTTGGTGAAATTATCTTGTCCAACAAAGCACAACATACTCATACTGGAGAAACAGTTGTTTTGTCATGCAAGTATCCTCAAGGTGCAACGAAAGTCCGATGGAGAAACTGGCAAGGAATTATTGCAAAAAACTCGGATTTAGATTCGAAACATACTTTCAACCGAAGACGATTCAATGTTATTGCAGACCAAATAAAGGGTGAATACAATCTGAAGATGTCCGGTGTGAACCAATCTGATAGTGGTCTTTACTGGTGTGAAATGCAAATCGGTGGAGAAATAACACAACAAAGGGTCACATTGTACATAG ATCAATATGGTGAAATTGTCCTGTCCAATAGGGCACAACACACTCATATTGGAGAAACAGTTGTTTTGCCGTGTAAGTATCCTCATGGTGCCAAGAAAATCAGATGGCGACGCTGGCAGGGAATTATTGCAAGAGGCTCCGATTTGAAGCTGAAAAATGCTGACGACCGCAAACGATTCAAGGTTGCTGTCGATCAAATGAAGGGTGATTACAATCTTGAAATAGCTGATGTGGACCGATCTGATAGTGGTCTTTACTGGTGTGAAATGCGATTTAGTGGGAAAATTATGCAACAAAAGGTCACATTGTACATAG atacAAATATAGATGATAAATTTGTACTTTCAAACAAAGCGCATTATGGTTATGTTGGGGAAACAGTTGTTTTGTCATGCATGTTTCCTCGTGGAGCCACAAAGATCAGGTGGCGTCGCTTGCAGGAAATAATTGCAAGAGGCTTGGATTTAAATGTGGAAAATCCAGACACCCGCAAACGATTTAATATTGTCGCAGATCAAATGGAGGGTGAATACAATCTTGAAATATCTGGTGTGATACAATCGGATAGTGGTCTTTATTGGTGTGAAATGCGATTAGGAGGACACATTATGCAGCAAAAGGTCACACTGCACATAGGcaagtttttctttaaatatgttGTGATTTAG